GATCACGAATGCAATCGGTGTAAAGACGCAGGTGCGCAGAAGGACCGCCAGCCAGATACGGTGCGGCATCACCTGATAATCGCTGATCAAAAAAAGGTTGTAGATCAGGATGATGAGCAGACCATCCCGGCTCATCCGAAGCGCACGCGAACCACCCACTGTGCGCTCGAACTGGGCTTCCAGTTCCTGAGAAAAACGCAAGGGTGCGAAACGCCCGTTCTTCAGGCGGCCGACCTGCTGATCGAGCAGCAACTCCTGCGGATTGGCGGTATCCCGTACCACGGTACTTTCCACCGTAGACGTATATCGGCAACAATCCCATGCCCCATTAGTGGAGTTTTCAGTACGTTGGTGTAACGGCATCTACCGCGAAGAGGCCAGTGCGTGTCGTCAAACACGCTGGGGCATATCAGCTGATTCGGGCACCCATGCGCCTAGATCTCCATCGCGTACTGCCCCGAGACAAACCCCGCGGGCGCCGGCTTTGGCTCCGCCGCCAGATCGAGGATCAGCCGCTCCAGCACCAACCGCTTATCCGGCGGACTGGAACGCAGCTCCAGGTCGGCCCTGGCGATCAGGCGCAGCGCACGCGTCAGCTCACGCCGCGTCTTATAGCGGCGTGCCTGCCGGATAAGATCATCCGCCGCAAATGGAGGCATGCGGAAGCCCTGCCACAGCGCCTGCCAGATAGCGCGCGAATCGCGCACATTCTTCTCCAGAATGATGAGCATCTGGCGGAAGGTGCGGGCCAGCATATAGAGGTGCCCGATCGCCGAGTCTTCCCCGCCGTCCGACGCATTCAACAGGCCGTGCAGCAGCGCTAATGCTGCGGCGCGGTCATGGCGGGAGATCGCGTCCGTCAGCTCGTACAGCGAGCGCTGCTTGGCAGCGAGCACCTGCGTCTCCACATCGCCCAGCGTGATGCGGCCCTTACCCAGGGTGTAGAGCAACAGCTTCTCCACCTCAGAGGCAATCAGCATCATGTCGGCGCCCAGCGCATCCACCAACTCGCGGGCGGCGTCCTGCTCAAAGTTTGTCTGCTGCTGGGCGGCATACTCGATCACCCAGCGCACGGCATCGCCTTCGTCCACGCGGCCCATCTCCACCACACCGCACCAGTCGCCCAGCGTCTCGCGAATGCGATCGAACCGCTCCTTCTCCTGGTAATCCATGCGCCGCAGATCGGCGGGAATGCGGAGGTGATCCGCAACAAACAGGATCAGCGCCTGCGGATTGGCAGCGCGGAAGTAGGCGTCGATCGCTGCAAACTCGTCCTTCTTTGCGCCGCGGGTATAGAGGTTCTTCAGGTTGCGGATGAAGATAACCTGGAAAGGCGCCATCAGCGAGGGCGTTCGCGCAATATCCAGAGCATCGAAGATCGAGGTCTCCGCCAGATCCAGATCGTGCAGGCAGAAGTCGCGCAGGTCGCCGGGCACAAACTGAGCCAACACGGCCTTGCGGGCCCGTTCCAGCAGGAACAGTTCATCGCCGACAAGAACATATCCGGGCTTCGGGTTCGGGGAAGCGATCTCCGCCTGAAACCGGTCCACAGATGCAAAGCTGCGCAAAGCTGCCATTGCCTTGATTTTCAATGGCTACGGCGTGTTAACGGCAGTGGAAATCAGGGGACGAATCCAAAGAAGAACATACTTTGAGCCTTGACTGACGCGGCCTGCACAAGGAACTGTGCAATCCACAGGCCCCCTCGGATAACTCGGAGCATGAGCCCGTACGCTCGCGGCCTCACACCATTCAACTATTCAACAATTCAACTTCTTTTAGAAGCTCTCCATCATGTCGCTGACCAGCGCCTGGGCAAAGTTCCGTGCCAGGCGCTGTACGGCCGGGCTGTCTTCCTGGATGAAGGCGCTCAGATCCTGTGTCGACTGATACTGCTCCCGAAAGCTGAAGCCGTTGTTCTTATACAGAACCCGTCCATCGGGCGCCGTCAGCACTACCTTGGCCACGATCGTGATCAGGTAACTGGAGGTCTGTCCGGTAGAGGAATCATAGGTCAGCGGCGCAACGGTCTGCGAAGTGATGGTTCCGTTCAACAGGGCGTCGCTGTTCTCCGGCTTCTCATCGGAAGTGACCACATAGCGAGTGCGGTTGTTGAGCGCGTGCACCACGGCCTGTGTGAAGGCCACTTCGGTGTGATAGCTCTGCGTATTGTTCTTGAAGATAGGAACCGCGAGCGTACGAACGCCCGCAGGAATATGCGTAGCCTGACCCGCACGGTGATAACCACAACCAGTTGCCGCCAGAAGTACAGAGAGAAGAGCAAACCG
This genomic window from Terriglobus albidus contains:
- the holA gene encoding DNA polymerase III subunit delta, yielding MAALRSFASVDRFQAEIASPNPKPGYVLVGDELFLLERARKAVLAQFVPGDLRDFCLHDLDLAETSIFDALDIARTPSLMAPFQVIFIRNLKNLYTRGAKKDEFAAIDAYFRAANPQALILFVADHLRIPADLRRMDYQEKERFDRIRETLGDWCGVVEMGRVDEGDAVRWVIEYAAQQQTNFEQDAARELVDALGADMMLIASEVEKLLLYTLGKGRITLGDVETQVLAAKQRSLYELTDAISRHDRAAALALLHGLLNASDGGEDSAIGHLYMLARTFRQMLIILEKNVRDSRAIWQALWQGFRMPPFAADDLIRQARRYKTRRELTRALRLIARADLELRSSPPDKRLVLERLILDLAAEPKPAPAGFVSGQYAMEI
- the lptE gene encoding LptE family protein, which produces MKRFALLSVLLAATGCGYHRAGQATHIPAGVRTLAVPIFKNNTQSYHTEVAFTQAVVHALNNRTRYVVTSDEKPENSDALLNGTITSQTVAPLTYDSSTGQTSSYLITIVAKVVLTAPDGRVLYKNNGFSFREQYQSTQDLSAFIQEDSPAVQRLARNFAQALVSDMMESF